Proteins from one Dysgonomonas sp. HDW5A genomic window:
- a CDS encoding adenosylcobalamin-dependent ribonucleoside-diphosphate reductase gives MERKIYTFDEACEAALAYFKGDELAAKVWVNKYALKDAAGNIYEHSPEDMHWRLANEIARIEKKYENGLTSQELYDLFDQFKYIVPQGSPMTGIGNDFQIASLSNCFVIGIDGSADSYGAIMHIDQEQVQLMKRRGGVGHDLSHIRPKGSPVKNSALTSTGLVPFMERYSNSTREVAQDGRRGALMLSVSIKHPDAESFIDAKMVEGKVTGANVSVKIDDDFMQAVVDGTTYTQQYPVVSNDPTTTKEIDASRLWEKIVHNAWRSAEPGVLFWDTILRESVPDCYADLGFRTVSTNPCGEIPLCPYDSCRLLAINLYSYVVNPFTDDAYFDFELFKKHVALAQRIMDDIIDLETEKIDNILLKINEDPEVEEVKQTERNLWEKIRKKTLQGRRTGVGITAEGDMIAAMNLRYGTEDATALAEEVHRTLAIAAYRASVNLAKERGAFEIFDIEREKNNPFINRLCAEDPTLYTEMEKYGRRNIACLTVAPTGTTSLMTQSSSGIEPVFLPVYKRRRKVNPNDVQVKVDFIDENGDSWEEYIVFHHKFVTWMEAKGHSVTKKYSSEELDHLVAQSPYYKATSNDVDWLQKVKMQGRIQKWVDHSISVTINLPSDVSEELVNTLYVEAWKSGCKGCTVYRDGSRAGVLLAADDKKTKEDECYERPILVTSRPKELEADVIRFQNNKEKWIAFIGVLDGRPYEIFTGLNDDDEGIMLPKHVSKGVIIKSTDDDGERSYDFQFKNKRGYKTTIEGLNSKFNPEYWNYAKLISGVLRYGMPIDQVIKLVQGLELDSETINTWKNGVERALKKYLPNGAELKGQKCPVCEQETLVYQEGCLKCSNCGASKCG, from the coding sequence ATGGAACGTAAAATCTACACTTTTGATGAAGCCTGTGAAGCAGCTCTAGCTTACTTTAAAGGAGATGAGTTGGCCGCTAAGGTTTGGGTCAATAAGTACGCATTAAAAGATGCTGCCGGCAATATTTATGAGCACTCGCCGGAAGATATGCACTGGCGACTAGCCAATGAAATCGCTCGTATTGAGAAAAAGTACGAAAACGGCCTTACAAGTCAGGAATTATATGACTTATTTGATCAGTTTAAGTATATCGTACCTCAAGGTAGCCCAATGACGGGTATTGGCAACGATTTTCAAATTGCTTCTCTTTCGAACTGTTTTGTGATCGGAATCGATGGATCGGCAGATTCATATGGTGCGATTATGCACATCGATCAGGAACAAGTGCAATTAATGAAACGCAGAGGTGGAGTAGGGCATGATCTTTCTCACATCCGCCCAAAAGGTTCTCCGGTTAAAAATTCTGCATTAACGTCAACTGGTTTGGTTCCTTTCATGGAAAGGTATTCAAACTCTACCCGTGAAGTAGCACAAGATGGTCGCCGCGGAGCTTTGATGTTGAGTGTTTCTATAAAACATCCTGATGCGGAATCTTTCATTGATGCCAAAATGGTAGAAGGAAAAGTAACAGGTGCAAATGTTTCCGTTAAAATTGATGACGACTTTATGCAGGCTGTTGTTGATGGAACAACTTATACGCAACAATATCCTGTTGTGTCAAACGATCCTACTACAACAAAAGAAATAGATGCTTCGAGATTGTGGGAGAAAATTGTACATAATGCTTGGAGATCGGCAGAACCGGGAGTTTTATTCTGGGATACAATTCTTAGAGAATCGGTGCCTGATTGCTATGCCGATTTAGGTTTCCGTACAGTATCTACTAATCCATGTGGTGAAATACCTCTTTGTCCTTACGATAGTTGTCGCTTGCTGGCGATTAATTTATATTCATATGTAGTTAATCCATTTACTGATGATGCTTATTTTGATTTTGAATTATTCAAAAAACACGTAGCACTAGCTCAACGTATTATGGATGATATTATTGATCTGGAAACAGAAAAGATTGATAATATATTATTGAAAATAAATGAAGACCCTGAAGTGGAAGAGGTAAAACAAACCGAAAGAAACTTATGGGAAAAAATCCGCAAGAAAACATTGCAAGGACGTAGAACAGGCGTGGGGATAACTGCAGAAGGGGATATGATTGCAGCAATGAATCTTCGCTATGGAACGGAAGATGCTACGGCTCTAGCTGAAGAAGTACATCGTACTTTGGCTATTGCAGCTTATCGTGCATCTGTCAATTTAGCAAAAGAACGTGGTGCTTTTGAAATCTTTGATATCGAAAGAGAAAAAAATAATCCGTTCATCAATAGATTGTGTGCTGAAGACCCTACTCTTTATACTGAGATGGAAAAATACGGTCGTCGTAATATTGCCTGTCTTACAGTAGCTCCAACGGGAACAACTAGTTTAATGACACAATCTTCGTCAGGTATTGAGCCTGTATTTCTTCCTGTCTATAAACGTCGTCGTAAGGTAAATCCGAATGATGTACAGGTTAAAGTAGACTTTATAGATGAAAATGGCGATTCATGGGAAGAATACATTGTTTTCCACCACAAGTTTGTAACCTGGATGGAAGCAAAAGGACACTCAGTGACTAAAAAATATTCATCGGAAGAGTTAGATCATCTGGTAGCTCAATCTCCGTACTATAAAGCAACTTCGAATGATGTAGATTGGTTGCAAAAAGTGAAAATGCAAGGGCGTATTCAAAAGTGGGTTGACCACTCAATCAGTGTAACTATAAATTTACCATCAGATGTGTCGGAAGAGTTAGTAAATACATTATATGTTGAGGCTTGGAAGAGCGGATGTAAAGGATGTACTGTTTACAGAGACGGTTCACGTGCAGGTGTATTATTGGCTGCCGATGACAAAAAAACAAAAGAAGACGAATGTTACGAACGTCCAATCTTGGTGACTTCTCGTCCTAAAGAGCTGGAAGCAGACGTAATTAGATTCCAAAATAACAAGGAAAAATGGATTGCCTTTATCGGTGTTCTAGATGGTCGTCCTTACGAAATATTTACAGGTCTTAATGACGATGATGAAGGTATTATGTTGCCTAAACATGTAAGTAAAGGAGTTATTATTAAAAGTACTGATGACGATGGAGAACGTAGCTATGACTTCCAATTCAAGAATAAGAGAGGCTATAAAACAACAATCGAAGGTCTGAACAGTAAGTTTAATCCTGAGTATTGGAATTATGCTAAATTGATTTCAGGCGTATTGCGTTATGGTATGCCAATCGATCAGGTTATTAAACTGGTTCAAGGTTTGGAATTAGATAGCGAAACAATCAATACATGGAAAAATGGGGTTGAAAGAGCTTTGAAGAAGTACCTTCCTAACGGTGCCGAATTGAAAGGTCAAAAATGTCCTGTTTGTGAGCAAGAAACCTTAGTTTATCAAGAGGGTTGTTTGAAATGTAGCAATTGTGGTGCTTCAAAATGTGGTTGA
- the pyrE gene encoding orotate phosphoribosyltransferase: MNTLEKMTAEKLLRIKAIKLQPSNPFTWASGWKSPIYCDNRKLFSYPAIRNFVKIELSRLAMELYPDADAVAGVATGAITPGALVADSLGLPFVYVRATPKDHGLENLIEGELKPNSKVLVIEDLISTGGSSLKAVEAIKRDGSEVIGMIAIFNYGLPISKENFTKAGVELTTLTNYDAVLGEALRIDYIDESELETLQEWKKDPANWK; encoded by the coding sequence ATGAATACTTTGGAAAAAATGACAGCAGAAAAGCTGTTGAGAATTAAGGCTATAAAGCTTCAACCATCGAATCCGTTTACATGGGCATCCGGATGGAAGTCTCCCATATATTGCGATAACAGAAAACTTTTCTCTTATCCTGCAATCCGTAATTTCGTAAAGATTGAGCTAAGCCGTTTAGCAATGGAATTATACCCCGATGCCGATGCTGTAGCAGGTGTAGCAACAGGAGCTATAACACCGGGAGCATTAGTTGCCGATTCTTTAGGCTTACCTTTTGTATATGTACGTGCTACTCCAAAAGATCACGGACTGGAAAATCTTATTGAAGGTGAGTTAAAGCCAAATAGTAAAGTATTGGTTATTGAAGACCTGATCTCAACGGGAGGCAGTAGCCTTAAAGCTGTAGAAGCCATCAAGAGAGACGGATCGGAAGTTATCGGTATGATTGCCATATTTAACTATGGTTTACCTATTTCAAAAGAAAATTTCACTAAAGCAGGTGTAGAGCTTACAACTCTTACTAATTACGATGCAGTATTAGGTGAAGCGTTGAGAATCGATTATATAGACGAATCGGAACTCGAAACACTTCAAGAGTGGAAAAAAGATCCTGCAAACTGGAAATAA
- the argH gene encoding argininosuccinate lyase has protein sequence MKLWQKNTLVNKDIEEYTVGHDREMDLYLAKHDVMGSMAHITMLESIGLLAKEELSILLKELKSIYNTIEEGHFTIENDVEDVHSQIELMLTRKLGDVGKKIHSGRSRNDQVLVDLKLFTREQIKIVVESVSGLIDVLLQQSEKYKNVLIPGYTHLQIAMPSSFGLWFGAYAESLVDDLQLLLAAFKICNRNPLGSAAGYGSSFPLNRQLTTDLLGFDSMNYNVVYAQMGRGKMERTVGFAIAGIAATLSKLSFDACMYNSQNFGFIKLPDEYTTGSSIMPHKKNPDVFELSRAKCNKLQALPTEITLITNNLPSGYFRDMQLIKEIFLPSFDELNNCISMIGRMIGEIKVNEEVINDDKYTYIFSVEEVNRLVLEGMPFRDAYKKVGMDIENGKFSHNRQVNHTHEGSIGNLCNEQIELLKQNIIDQFDFASIETAESKLLNSAN, from the coding sequence ATGAAACTTTGGCAAAAAAATACACTGGTTAATAAAGATATAGAAGAGTATACGGTTGGTCACGATAGAGAAATGGATTTATATCTAGCCAAACATGATGTAATGGGCTCGATGGCCCACATAACCATGCTCGAATCAATCGGATTACTTGCAAAAGAAGAATTATCTATTCTTCTTAAAGAACTCAAATCAATATATAATACCATAGAAGAAGGTCATTTTACAATAGAAAATGATGTAGAAGATGTTCACTCTCAAATAGAATTAATGCTTACCCGTAAATTGGGTGATGTTGGTAAAAAAATTCACAGTGGTCGTTCGAGAAACGATCAGGTATTGGTTGATCTAAAACTTTTCACTAGAGAACAGATTAAAATTGTCGTAGAATCAGTATCAGGTCTTATTGATGTACTTTTACAGCAAAGCGAAAAGTATAAAAATGTCCTTATACCCGGTTATACTCACTTGCAAATAGCAATGCCATCGTCATTCGGATTATGGTTTGGAGCTTATGCCGAAAGCCTTGTTGATGACTTACAGTTACTTTTGGCTGCATTTAAAATCTGTAACCGCAATCCTTTAGGATCTGCCGCCGGATATGGTTCTTCATTCCCATTAAACAGACAACTAACAACAGATTTATTAGGATTCGATTCTATGAATTATAATGTTGTATATGCTCAAATGGGAAGAGGTAAGATGGAACGCACTGTAGGCTTTGCCATCGCAGGCATAGCCGCAACTCTATCTAAACTATCTTTTGATGCATGTATGTATAATAGTCAGAACTTTGGTTTTATAAAGTTGCCGGATGAATATACTACAGGATCAAGTATCATGCCACATAAGAAGAATCCCGATGTATTTGAATTGTCCCGTGCTAAATGTAATAAATTACAAGCTCTGCCAACAGAAATTACTTTGATTACTAATAATCTTCCGTCAGGCTACTTTAGAGACATGCAACTTATCAAAGAAATTTTCTTGCCTTCTTTTGATGAGCTAAACAACTGCATTTCTATGATTGGTCGTATGATAGGTGAAATTAAAGTAAACGAAGAGGTTATAAATGATGATAAATACACCTATATATTTAGTGTAGAAGAAGTAAACCGTCTAGTATTGGAAGGAATGCCCTTCAGAGATGCTTATAAAAAAGTAGGTATGGACATCGAAAACGGTAAATTCTCACACAACCGACAAGTGAATCATACACACGAAGGAAGTATCGGAAATTTATGCAATGAGCAAATAGAATTACTAAAACAAAATATAATAGATCAGTTTGATTTTGCCTCTATAGAAACTGCAGAATCGAAATTACTAAACTCAGCAAACTAA
- a CDS encoding polysaccharide lyase family 8 super-sandwich domain-containing protein — translation MKNIIKKHLYTNKRCLNFLILFIGLTFLSSLYASKNQTSDDTKADVFEVVMERIQSAHKSVNVTTMENNTTYYLSVIQEDGSFPDINYADNAQTDWKPIGHLDRMKSMVLAYTMTNSKYFGDAAVYNTIVKMLGFWYDKHPLSTNWYMQKIACPQRMGVMLILMRSGAQQLPATLENNLLARMKSEGGKPDEPGSQGTGANKLDIATHWIYRGCLTKDTSVLSFGADQVYFPIFLTTGEGLQHDYSYQQHGNQLYVGGYGHVFVNGISSIAEYMVGTPYALSGEKLDLLSQFMRTIYLPIIRGKYFLYNVLGRGVSRKNGLSQSGFATVVNRMIALDPANTEEYEAAVKRLKGTESPGYGLKSTNTHFWRSDYTLHQRPGYTFDVRTASKYTCRNENGNEENLKGYFLADGATDIAINGDEYVDIFPVWDWAKIPGVTAPSLITIPKPAQWGQVGTSTFAGGVSDGKYGVSTYWLNDNNYNINTTAKKSWFFFDDEVVCLGAAIASTVAQTINTTLNQSLLQGSVIANTNGTETILSKGSHNYVNPSWVLHNGIGYIFPQGGNISITNQDQTGTWKSINAPSSDEVITKEVFKMWFNHGVKPTNGSYSYIVVPNKTTSAEMNTYSSADIEILANTDSIQAVRHKGLNILSLVFYKAATFRNGDVTVYADRGCALILKNVGTPKVEVYISDPSRVQSNVTLRTKFPTIGGTKELKCTLPKHPDSYAGSTFKYIIDQDTPEYVSVKYKSVYAIEDSWVRDGDYANTNYGTANTLVVKKDGDGYNREAYIKFDLQNIDITKYQNIFLALYVANSNTSIHDTQWNIGYVADNTWSEKSITWNNRPVTTNTIATVSTVPAGSNVMVDISQAVFNEIKNNSKTLTLHISSTTRGADGKTDAQFYSKEGSDPLKAPQLMLQEKGESNTASSEFIAIEDAWVRDGSFANTNYGTTNTLTIKKDGDGYNREVYFKFNLENTSFDEIDNVYLKLSVSYANISIQNTSWQIVPVANTWTESTLTWANKPSVLAEPIATVNGLPAGSDVQVDITEYVRSEYKKGNKIISLHVSSTSKGSDGKTDAQFYSKESSDVNKHPKLLIEFKSLASTLRTVELISDTRVSTTVYPNPVLRGNILFIDFPKETNTAEIRIIDMSGRTLLITKDHSVDSSKLPSGVYVLSIKDNKHPELNESLKLMVK, via the coding sequence ATGAAAAACATTATTAAAAAGCATCTCTATACGAATAAGAGATGTCTGAATTTTCTCATTCTTTTTATTGGATTAACATTTTTAAGTAGTCTTTATGCATCCAAAAATCAAACATCAGATGATACCAAAGCTGATGTATTTGAAGTAGTCATGGAGCGTATTCAATCTGCTCATAAAAGTGTTAATGTCACGACTATGGAAAATAATACTACTTATTATCTATCGGTTATCCAGGAAGATGGATCTTTTCCTGATATTAACTATGCAGATAATGCCCAGACTGACTGGAAACCGATTGGTCATTTAGACAGGATGAAGAGCATGGTACTTGCTTATACAATGACCAATAGCAAGTATTTTGGAGATGCAGCCGTTTATAATACGATTGTAAAGATGCTCGGTTTTTGGTATGATAAACATCCTTTAAGTACCAATTGGTATATGCAGAAAATAGCTTGCCCTCAGCGAATGGGTGTTATGTTGATTCTTATGCGTTCGGGAGCACAGCAATTGCCTGCTACTCTCGAAAATAACCTTCTGGCACGTATGAAAAGTGAAGGGGGAAAGCCTGATGAGCCGGGGTCGCAAGGGACCGGAGCTAACAAACTGGATATTGCTACACATTGGATATATAGAGGGTGTTTGACTAAAGATACTTCAGTATTGTCTTTTGGTGCAGATCAGGTGTACTTTCCTATATTTTTAACAACAGGAGAGGGGCTACAGCATGATTATTCCTATCAACAGCATGGTAATCAATTATATGTTGGTGGGTATGGGCATGTGTTTGTGAATGGTATATCTAGTATTGCCGAGTATATGGTAGGCACTCCCTATGCATTATCCGGCGAAAAACTAGATTTGCTGAGTCAATTCATGAGAACTATTTATTTACCGATTATCAGGGGTAAATATTTTCTTTATAATGTATTGGGTCGTGGAGTGAGCAGAAAAAACGGTCTTAGCCAATCTGGTTTTGCTACAGTTGTAAACCGTATGATTGCTCTTGATCCAGCGAATACAGAAGAATACGAAGCAGCAGTAAAACGATTGAAGGGAACAGAATCTCCCGGATATGGATTGAAATCAACCAACACTCACTTTTGGCGGTCTGATTATACATTGCATCAACGCCCGGGTTATACTTTTGATGTACGAACTGCATCGAAATACACATGTCGGAATGAGAATGGTAATGAAGAGAACCTTAAAGGATACTTCCTTGCAGACGGAGCAACTGATATTGCTATCAATGGCGATGAGTATGTCGATATTTTCCCTGTATGGGATTGGGCGAAGATACCCGGTGTAACAGCTCCTTCTTTGATAACGATACCAAAACCTGCACAGTGGGGGCAAGTAGGTACAAGTACTTTTGCCGGAGGGGTTTCTGACGGAAAATACGGGGTAAGTACTTATTGGCTTAATGATAATAACTATAATATTAATACAACAGCTAAAAAGTCATGGTTCTTTTTTGATGACGAGGTTGTTTGCTTAGGTGCGGCTATTGCTTCGACAGTAGCACAAACAATAAACACAACACTTAATCAAAGTTTACTTCAAGGAAGTGTGATTGCTAATACGAATGGAACCGAAACAATATTGAGTAAAGGAAGCCATAATTATGTTAATCCATCATGGGTGTTGCATAATGGAATAGGTTATATCTTTCCTCAAGGGGGAAATATTTCTATTACTAATCAAGATCAGACCGGAACATGGAAATCTATTAATGCACCTTCTAGCGATGAGGTAATAACAAAAGAAGTATTTAAAATGTGGTTTAATCATGGTGTTAAGCCCACCAATGGAAGTTACTCCTATATAGTTGTTCCAAATAAAACTACATCAGCAGAAATGAATACCTATTCTAGTGCTGATATTGAAATATTGGCAAATACAGATTCAATCCAGGCTGTAAGACATAAAGGGTTAAATATTTTAAGTCTGGTCTTTTATAAAGCTGCCACATTTAGAAATGGAGATGTTACTGTTTATGCTGATAGGGGATGTGCTTTAATCCTTAAAAATGTAGGAACGCCCAAAGTTGAAGTTTATATCTCAGATCCATCGAGAGTACAATCAAATGTAACTTTGCGGACAAAGTTCCCAACTATTGGAGGTACAAAAGAACTAAAATGTACACTGCCTAAACATCCCGATTCGTATGCCGGTTCTACATTCAAGTATATAATAGATCAGGATACTCCTGAATATGTATCGGTTAAGTATAAATCTGTTTATGCAATAGAAGATTCTTGGGTAAGGGATGGCGATTATGCAAATACGAATTATGGAACAGCTAATACTTTAGTTGTGAAAAAAGATGGAGATGGTTATAATCGAGAGGCTTATATTAAATTTGATTTACAGAATATTGATATAACCAAGTATCAAAATATATTTTTAGCTCTGTATGTAGCAAACTCCAATACATCAATTCATGATACTCAATGGAATATAGGATATGTTGCTGATAATACATGGAGCGAGAAAAGTATAACATGGAATAATAGACCTGTCACTACTAATACAATAGCGACAGTTTCTACAGTACCTGCCGGTTCTAATGTTATGGTGGATATATCTCAGGCTGTATTTAATGAAATTAAAAATAATAGTAAAACATTGACTTTGCATATTTCGTCAACAACCAGGGGTGCCGATGGCAAAACAGATGCTCAGTTTTATTCGAAAGAGGGAAGTGATCCGCTTAAAGCTCCACAATTAATGTTACAAGAAAAGGGCGAAAGTAATACCGCATCGTCTGAATTTATTGCTATCGAAGATGCTTGGGTAAGAGATGGTAGTTTTGCGAATACCAATTATGGTACAACTAATACTTTGACTATTAAAAAAGACGGTGATGGATACAATCGAGAGGTGTATTTTAAATTTAATCTGGAAAATACCAGTTTTGATGAAATAGATAATGTTTACTTAAAATTGTCGGTTTCATACGCTAATATTTCTATTCAAAATACCAGCTGGCAAATTGTACCGGTGGCAAATACATGGACAGAATCGACTTTAACATGGGCAAACAAACCTTCTGTTTTGGCTGAGCCTATTGCTACTGTTAATGGTTTACCGGCAGGCTCTGATGTACAGGTTGATATTACCGAATATGTTCGCTCAGAGTATAAGAAAGGAAATAAAATCATATCATTGCACGTATCTTCTACCTCAAAAGGTAGTGATGGAAAAACAGATGCACAATTTTATTCGAAAGAATCATCTGATGTAAATAAACATCCTAAGTTGTTGATCGAGTTCAAGTCATTAGCATCTACCCTCAGAACGGTTGAATTAATTAGTGATACAAGAGTAAGTACTACGGTATACCCTAACCCTGTATTGAGAGGAAATATATTATTTATTGATTTCCCGAAAGAAACCAATACTGCTGAAATCAGAATAATAGATATGTCGGGGCGTACATTGCTTATAACCAAAGATCATTCGGTTGATTCTTCTAAATTACCATCAGGAGTATATGTTTTATCAATTAAAGACAATAAACATCCAGAGTTGAATGAAAGTCTAAAATTAATGGTGAAGTAA
- the serB gene encoding phosphoserine phosphatase SerB, which translates to MEDTEIILVRISGQDRPGVTTALTAILGHYNATILDLGQANIHHSLSLAIMFESQTEKSGYILKDLLFKADELGVNVRFSHLSKEAYSTWVNLQGKNRYTVTILGRELNATHISIVTQVLLDNKLNIEKITRLTSRIPLNKKDRIGRSCIELSVRGTIEHFKELQKTFLTLSAKYQIDIAFQEESMYRRMRRLICFDMDSTLIQTEVIDELADRAGVGEEVRAITEAAMRGEIDFSESFKRRVSLLKGLDESVMKEIAENLPITEGMTRLVRILKKSGYKIAILSGGFTYFGNHLKEKYGFDYVYANELEIEDGKLTGKHVGDIVDGKRKAELLRLIAQVEKVDLKQTVAVGDGANDLQMLATAGLGIAFHAKPKVKENAQQSLSTVGLDGILYFLGYRDSMLEGDY; encoded by the coding sequence ATGGAGGATACTGAAATAATTTTAGTTCGCATATCAGGACAAGATCGTCCGGGTGTGACCACTGCTTTAACAGCCATATTAGGACATTACAATGCCACTATACTTGATCTTGGACAGGCAAACATACATCATTCGCTATCGTTAGCAATTATGTTTGAGTCTCAAACCGAAAAATCAGGTTATATCCTCAAAGATTTACTATTTAAGGCTGACGAATTAGGTGTCAATGTCAGATTCTCCCATCTAAGCAAAGAAGCTTATTCCACTTGGGTAAATCTTCAAGGAAAGAATCGTTATACTGTTACTATTTTGGGACGTGAGCTAAATGCAACACATATATCCATAGTAACACAAGTATTGCTAGATAATAAACTCAACATTGAGAAAATTACTCGTCTGACTTCTCGCATTCCCTTAAATAAAAAAGATAGAATCGGTCGGTCGTGTATAGAATTATCAGTTCGTGGAACTATCGAACATTTTAAAGAACTGCAAAAAACATTCCTTACTCTTTCTGCAAAATACCAGATTGATATTGCTTTCCAAGAAGAAAGTATGTATCGTCGTATGCGTCGTTTGATTTGTTTTGATATGGATTCAACTCTTATCCAGACTGAGGTTATAGATGAACTTGCCGATCGTGCAGGAGTAGGAGAAGAAGTTAGGGCTATTACTGAAGCTGCTATGAGAGGCGAAATAGACTTTTCCGAAAGCTTCAAAAGAAGAGTTAGCCTACTCAAAGGTTTAGATGAATCGGTTATGAAAGAGATTGCCGAAAATCTGCCGATAACAGAAGGAATGACCCGATTAGTACGTATTTTGAAAAAGAGTGGATATAAAATAGCCATTCTTTCGGGTGGATTTACTTATTTTGGTAATCACTTAAAAGAAAAATACGGATTTGATTATGTATATGCCAACGAACTGGAAATTGAAGACGGTAAACTTACCGGAAAACATGTTGGAGATATTGTAGATGGCAAACGCAAAGCAGAGTTGTTACGTTTAATTGCTCAGGTCGAAAAAGTAGATTTGAAACAAACTGTAGCCGTAGGTGATGGAGCGAACGATCTACAAATGTTGGCTACTGCAGGACTAGGAATTGCATTTCATGCAAAACCTAAAGTCAAAGAGAATGCACAACAGTCTCTTTCTACTGTAGGACTCGATGGGATTTTATATTTCTTGGGGTATAGAGACTCGATGCTCGAAGGAGATTATTAA
- a CDS encoding fumarylacetoacetate hydrolase family protein produces MKIICVGLNYQEHNREMGRADSATSDNPVIFIKPDSALLKDNKPFFIPDFSNDIHYELEIVVRINRLGKNIAERFAHRYYDELTVGIDFTARDLQSELKSKGLPWELSKGFDYSAAIGEFIPKEEFSGSMDNLNFELHKNGNQVQIGNSSDMIHSVDKIIDYVSRFFTLKIGDIIFTGTPAGVGRVDIDDHLEGFLENKKLFDFYVR; encoded by the coding sequence ATGAAGATTATTTGCGTAGGTCTTAATTATCAGGAACATAATCGCGAGATGGGAAGAGCCGATTCGGCTACTTCCGATAATCCGGTTATTTTCATCAAGCCCGACTCTGCTTTACTGAAGGATAATAAGCCTTTTTTTATACCGGATTTTTCGAATGATATTCATTACGAATTGGAAATTGTTGTCCGTATAAACAGATTGGGTAAGAACATTGCAGAACGGTTTGCTCACCGCTATTATGATGAACTGACTGTTGGAATAGATTTTACGGCAAGAGACCTGCAATCGGAGCTAAAATCGAAAGGGCTTCCTTGGGAACTGTCTAAAGGTTTTGACTATTCTGCGGCAATAGGTGAGTTTATTCCAAAAGAAGAATTTTCCGGCTCTATGGATAATTTGAATTTTGAGCTGCATAAAAATGGTAATCAGGTTCAAATAGGAAATTCATCTGATATGATTCATTCAGTTGATAAAATAATAGATTATGTGAGCCGTTTCTTTACATTAAAGATTGGCGATATTATATTTACAGGAACTCCAGCCGGAGTTGGACGTGTCGAT
- a CDS encoding SRPBCC family protein produces the protein MAEYISDIKTIPYSDQDIFSVLSDLRKLDLIKDKIPQDKIKDFSYDQDSCTVTVDPIGKVRFVIVEREPNSTIKFEAEQLPFKLNLWIQLKQSATEETKMKLTVKADINAFLKPMISKPLQNGLDKMAETLATIPYGDLAEK, from the coding sequence ATGGCGGAATATATCAGCGATATAAAAACAATACCTTATTCGGATCAGGATATTTTTTCGGTTTTATCAGACCTGAGAAAATTAGACCTGATTAAAGATAAAATACCTCAGGACAAAATCAAAGATTTCTCATATGATCAGGATTCCTGTACAGTTACTGTAGATCCGATTGGAAAAGTTAGATTTGTTATTGTAGAGCGTGAACCTAATTCTACAATTAAATTTGAGGCCGAACAACTTCCTTTCAAGTTGAATTTATGGATTCAATTAAAACAATCAGCCACAGAAGAAACTAAAATGAAGCTGACCGTAAAAGCCGATATAAATGCTTTCTTGAAACCCATGATATCAAAACCGTTACAAAACGGACTGGATAAAATGGCCGAGACATTAGCCACCATACCTTATGGTGATTTAGCTGAAAAGTAA